The following are encoded together in the Nocardioides okcheonensis genome:
- a CDS encoding DUF5130 family protein has protein sequence MAAGELLSEADRLALDRSIRLAEQSCRFEFSVYVGPSEGDDTRAWATRLHNRLVAPARSVLVLVDPRRRVVEVVTGGEVRRHLTDAEVELAVLAMSSEFASGSLLAGLQRGIAMLADHARPQNTLHA, from the coding sequence GTGGCGGCTGGTGAGCTGCTGAGCGAGGCCGACCGCCTCGCCCTGGACCGTTCGATCCGGCTCGCCGAGCAGTCCTGCCGCTTCGAGTTCTCGGTCTACGTCGGCCCCAGTGAGGGCGACGACACCCGGGCGTGGGCCACGCGCCTGCACAACCGCCTGGTCGCGCCCGCACGCAGCGTGCTGGTGCTGGTCGACCCGCGCCGCCGCGTGGTCGAGGTCGTCACCGGCGGCGAGGTGCGCCGCCACCTCACCGACGCCGAGGTCGAGCTCGCCGTCCTGGCGATGTCGTCGGAGTTCGCCTCCGGCAGCCTGCTCGCCGGCCTGCAGCGCGGCATCGCGATGCTCGCCGACCACGCGCGCCCGCAGAACACCCTCCACGCCTGA
- a CDS encoding TetR/AcrR family transcriptional regulator has translation MSPATDRLTPRRREILAAATTVLARQGNRGLTHRAVDREAGLPEGSSSSYFRTREALVNALGDFVADRLAADVEALGARLAGCPGEHERAVVEVSQLFSRWLDQPDLLAARLELSVAAIRDPGLAERFAVWRADLVRTVDAVMAEAGKEGPASAETLVAALDGVLLASLLQPASHRRAFVDDSVEQLLTGLGGDAAAT, from the coding sequence ATGAGTCCCGCCACCGACCGGCTGACGCCCCGCCGGCGCGAGATCCTCGCCGCTGCCACGACCGTGCTGGCCCGGCAGGGCAACCGCGGGCTGACGCACCGCGCGGTGGACCGCGAGGCGGGGCTACCCGAAGGCAGCTCGTCGTCGTACTTCCGCACCCGCGAGGCGCTGGTCAACGCCCTGGGCGACTTCGTCGCCGACCGGCTCGCCGCCGACGTCGAGGCGCTCGGCGCCCGGCTCGCGGGCTGTCCGGGCGAGCACGAGCGTGCCGTGGTCGAGGTCTCGCAGCTGTTCTCCCGGTGGCTCGACCAGCCCGACCTGCTCGCCGCACGGCTCGAGCTGAGCGTCGCCGCGATCCGCGACCCGGGCCTGGCCGAGCGGTTCGCCGTGTGGCGCGCCGACCTGGTCCGCACGGTGGACGCGGTGATGGCGGAGGCCGGCAAGGAGGGCCCGGCGTCCGCCGAGACCCTCGTGGCCGCGCTCGACGGGGTGCTGCTGGCCTCGCTGCTGCAGCCGGCGTCGCACCGACGGGCCTTCGTCGACGACAGCGTCGAGCAGCTGCTGACGGGCCTGGGCGGCGACGCAGCGGCGACGTGA
- a CDS encoding globin — protein MTTTFFEEIGGEETIRTIVHRFYEGVATDDVLRPLYPEEDLGPAEERFRLFLQQYWGGPTTYSDTRGHPRLRMRHAPFRVTPAAAERWLVHFRAGLDAADLTPEQDERFWDYVTHAAQFMVNTLE, from the coding sequence GTGACCACCACGTTCTTCGAGGAGATCGGCGGCGAGGAGACGATCCGCACGATCGTCCACCGGTTCTACGAGGGGGTCGCGACCGACGACGTGCTGCGGCCGCTGTACCCCGAGGAGGACCTCGGTCCGGCCGAGGAGCGCTTCCGGCTGTTCCTCCAGCAGTACTGGGGCGGCCCCACGACGTACTCCGACACGCGGGGGCACCCGCGCCTGCGGATGCGGCACGCGCCGTTCCGGGTCACGCCCGCGGCCGCCGAGCGCTGGCTGGTGCACTTCCGCGCCGGCCTCGACGCGGCCGACCTGACCCCGGAGCAGGACGAGCGCTTCTGGGACTACGTCACGCACGCCGCGCAGTTCATGGTCAACACCCTGGAGTGA
- a CDS encoding acyl-CoA thioesterase: protein MRHLYRCPLRWADLDLLGHVNNVTYVDYLQEARVDLFRTHAPDSRADDLAEGVVVVRHEVTYVSSLTFSPEPVSVECWVTEIRAASFTMAYEVFTEDPAGERTVYLRARTVLTPYVFATERPRRLHDSERASLGRLLEPDEPVRPTPVPEVVDVPGGHYPVQVRFSDVDVYGHVNNVKYFEYFQEARIQLLTARGGDLGEGFHLVVAQTDVDYRRPILFRPEPYDCRTWVSRIGTTSLVFESVVRDGEELLARARVVGVCIDNATGRPAPVPEEFRAVTPGC, encoded by the coding sequence GTGCGTCATCTCTACCGCTGTCCGCTGAGGTGGGCCGACCTCGACCTGCTCGGCCACGTCAACAACGTCACCTACGTCGACTACCTCCAGGAGGCGCGGGTCGACCTGTTCCGCACCCACGCGCCGGACAGTCGTGCCGACGACCTGGCCGAGGGCGTCGTCGTGGTGCGCCACGAGGTCACCTACGTGTCCTCGCTGACCTTCAGCCCGGAGCCGGTCTCGGTCGAGTGCTGGGTCACCGAGATCCGCGCGGCGAGCTTCACCATGGCCTACGAGGTCTTCACCGAGGACCCCGCGGGTGAGCGCACGGTCTACCTCCGTGCCCGCACCGTCCTCACGCCGTACGTCTTCGCCACCGAGCGTCCCCGTCGGCTGCACGACTCCGAGCGCGCGTCCCTCGGCAGGCTGCTGGAGCCCGACGAGCCGGTGCGGCCGACGCCGGTCCCGGAGGTCGTCGACGTGCCCGGCGGCCACTACCCGGTGCAGGTGCGGTTCAGCGACGTCGACGTCTACGGCCACGTCAACAACGTGAAGTACTTCGAGTACTTCCAGGAGGCGCGGATCCAGCTGCTGACCGCGCGCGGCGGCGACCTGGGGGAGGGGTTCCACCTGGTCGTGGCGCAGACCGACGTCGACTACCGGCGCCCGATCCTGTTCCGGCCCGAGCCCTACGACTGCCGGACGTGGGTCTCGCGCATCGGCACCACGTCGCTGGTGTTCGAGTCGGTCGTCCGCGACGGTGAGGAGCTGCTCGCCCGCGCCCGCGTCGTCGGCGTCTGCATCGACAACGCGACCGGACGCCCGGCGCCGGTCCCCGAGGAGTTCCGGGCCGTCACTCCAGGGTGTTGA
- a CDS encoding mechanosensitive ion channel family protein: MPHPLTTTTIAAAESSGSAVTSAASSPCEDGENICDWVFEQTSNSGLADAADWVVGKPSALVGLILIGLVVRWVLHRLIDRVIKRAEVGMLPNRVSRAITGGKMGAALNLREDPAYTRRVQRAATMGTLLKSIVTGVVITVVALMFIAELGYDIAPLIASAGIIGVAIGFGSQALVKDFLSGIFMIFEDQYGVGDEVDLGEASGTVEAVSLRVTRLRDVNGTVWYVRNGEILRVGNMSQNWARTVLDVRVAYGEDLARVQRVLADIAHDLWEDEDFRGRVIEEPSVWGVQELAPDSVVVRVALKTAPLEQWAVAREMRQRIKARFDLEGFEVPFAQQVVWMRDDERPDRQRSAEDQQPAASGPAQAEGDL; the protein is encoded by the coding sequence ATGCCTCACCCCCTCACGACCACGACCATCGCCGCGGCCGAGAGCTCCGGGAGCGCCGTCACCTCCGCGGCGTCCAGTCCCTGCGAGGACGGCGAGAACATCTGTGACTGGGTGTTCGAGCAGACCTCCAACTCCGGGCTGGCAGACGCGGCCGACTGGGTCGTCGGCAAGCCGAGCGCCCTCGTCGGGCTGATCCTGATCGGGCTGGTCGTCCGCTGGGTGCTCCACCGGCTCATCGACCGGGTGATCAAGCGTGCCGAGGTCGGCATGCTGCCCAACCGGGTCAGCCGGGCGATCACCGGCGGCAAGATGGGCGCCGCGCTCAACCTGCGCGAGGACCCGGCGTACACCCGGCGCGTGCAGCGGGCGGCGACGATGGGGACCCTGCTCAAGAGCATCGTCACCGGGGTCGTCATCACCGTCGTCGCGCTGATGTTCATCGCCGAGCTCGGCTACGACATCGCTCCCCTGATCGCGAGCGCCGGCATCATCGGCGTCGCGATCGGCTTCGGCTCGCAGGCGCTGGTCAAGGACTTCCTGTCCGGCATCTTCATGATCTTCGAGGACCAGTACGGCGTGGGCGACGAGGTCGACCTCGGCGAGGCCAGCGGCACCGTCGAGGCCGTGAGCCTGCGGGTGACGCGGCTGCGCGACGTCAACGGCACGGTCTGGTACGTCCGCAACGGCGAGATCCTGCGCGTCGGCAACATGAGCCAGAACTGGGCGCGGACCGTGCTCGACGTGCGGGTCGCCTACGGCGAGGACCTGGCCCGCGTCCAGCGGGTGCTCGCCGACATCGCCCACGACCTGTGGGAGGACGAGGACTTCCGGGGGCGCGTGATCGAGGAGCCCTCGGTGTGGGGCGTGCAGGAGCTGGCGCCCGACTCGGTCGTGGTGCGGGTCGCGCTCAAGACCGCGCCGCTGGAGCAGTGGGCGGTCGCCCGCGAGATGCGCCAGCGGATCAAGGCGCGCTTCGACCTCGAGGGCTTCGAGGTCCCCTTCGCCCAGCAGGTGGTGTGGATGCGTGACGACGAGCGGCCGGACCGGCAGCGCTCGGCCGAGGACCAGCAGCCGGCGGCCTCCGGGCCCGCGCAGGCGGAGGGAGACCTGTGA